In Thermodesulfobium sp. 4217-1, the following proteins share a genomic window:
- the pap gene encoding polyphosphate:AMP phosphotransferase — protein MLEKIDLNKIMDREDYKKEFDSLSIELGALQREARDLKLPIIIVFEGFESAGKGTLINKLILPLDPRGFDVIKRFECPSETDNRPYFYKFWKTIPKRGDISIVNESWYKALLSDRVLKKTSPDEVEFLLDETASFEGQLAADGYLIVKFFLYISKEEQKDRIKKLKKNKDESWRVTDRVLKLYKKYKKLQDAAEIVFEKTDTAFAPWTVIESTDKRYATVKIFKTLIETIKYKVEFIKEKNELPSFESFFPINDSSVLSDIDLDKSLTYEEYVEKLHPLQREIHDLQFRLWEKKIPVIVAFEGWDSAGKGGNIKRLTEAMDPRGYTVVPVGAPNEYELAHHYLWRFWQNVPESGNIAIFDRTWYGRVLVERVEKLCNDFDWQRAYGEIKQMEKQFTNFGIVLLKFWLHIDKKTQLERFEEREKNPFKHWKITEDDWRNRGKWDDYLPAVEEMLIRTSTAEAPWNIIEANDKYFARIKVLETFVNKLKEKLN, from the coding sequence ATGTTAGAAAAGATTGATTTAAATAAAATTATGGACAGAGAAGATTACAAGAAAGAGTTTGACAGCCTCAGTATAGAATTAGGCGCGCTTCAAAGAGAGGCAAGAGATTTGAAACTGCCAATAATTATAGTTTTTGAGGGTTTTGAGTCGGCTGGAAAGGGCACTTTAATAAATAAACTAATACTTCCCCTTGATCCAAGGGGTTTCGACGTAATAAAAAGATTCGAGTGTCCATCTGAAACTGATAACAGACCATATTTTTACAAATTCTGGAAAACTATCCCAAAAAGGGGAGACATAAGCATTGTAAACGAGAGCTGGTACAAGGCTCTGTTATCAGATAGAGTCTTGAAAAAGACCTCTCCTGACGAGGTAGAATTTCTTTTAGATGAGACTGCATCCTTTGAGGGGCAGCTTGCTGCGGATGGTTATCTGATAGTAAAATTTTTCCTATATATTTCCAAAGAAGAACAAAAGGACAGAATAAAAAAATTGAAAAAAAATAAAGATGAGTCCTGGAGAGTAACCGACAGGGTTCTCAAACTATATAAAAAATATAAAAAATTACAAGATGCAGCAGAAATAGTTTTTGAGAAAACTGACACTGCTTTTGCTCCATGGACGGTAATTGAATCTACAGATAAGCGTTATGCAACAGTAAAAATATTTAAAACTCTAATTGAGACAATAAAGTACAAAGTTGAATTTATAAAAGAAAAAAATGAATTGCCATCATTTGAGAGTTTTTTCCCCATAAATGATTCCAGCGTCCTTTCAGATATAGACCTGGACAAGTCGTTAACCTACGAAGAATATGTCGAAAAACTTCACCCGCTTCAAAGGGAGATACATGACCTTCAGTTTAGATTGTGGGAAAAAAAGATCCCGGTAATCGTAGCTTTTGAGGGCTGGGATTCGGCAGGAAAGGGCGGAAACATAAAAAGGCTTACCGAAGCAATGGACCCAAGGGGCTATACGGTAGTACCAGTAGGCGCCCCAAACGAGTACGAGCTAGCACATCATTACTTGTGGAGATTCTGGCAAAACGTTCCAGAGAGTGGAAATATTGCCATATTCGATAGAACATGGTACGGCAGAGTTCTCGTGGAAAGAGTAGAAAAGCTCTGCAACGATTTTGACTGGCAAAGGGCGTATGGGGAAATAAAACAAATGGAGAAACAGTTTACAAATTTCGGAATAGTTCTATTAAAATTCTGGCTTCATATAGATAAAAAAACTCAGCTTGAGAGATTTGAAGAAAGGGAGAAAAATCCTTTTAAACATTGGAAAATAACAGAAGACGACTGGAGAAACAGAGGCAAATGGGATGACTACCTCCCCGCTGTAGAGGAGATGCTCATTAGAACAAGCACAGCTGAAGCTCCATGGAACATAATAGAAGCAAACGACAAATATTTTGCAAGAATAAAAGTTTTAGAGACCTTTGTTAACAAATTAAAAGAAAAGTTAAATTAA
- a CDS encoding peroxiredoxin, with protein MSLVGQVFPEISAMAYLEGKVEEINLGNYKKSWKLIYFYPGDFTFVCPTELAELAGKKCDFDELKVDIFVISVDSPYVHKAWDDAELSKMTAFKFPYPMISDQDGKIGKSFGVYDEKSKVNLRGAFIIDPDDVIQAITILASPVGRSAAEIIRQIQALQYSRENNEVCPASWKPGEKALVPGADLVGSVYHYWKIGTISDEGA; from the coding sequence ATGTCTCTTGTAGGTCAGGTTTTTCCAGAAATATCAGCAATGGCATATTTAGAAGGCAAGGTAGAAGAAATAAACCTTGGTAATTATAAAAAATCATGGAAATTAATTTATTTTTATCCAGGAGACTTTACATTTGTTTGTCCTACAGAGTTAGCTGAACTTGCAGGGAAAAAATGCGATTTTGACGAGCTTAAGGTCGATATTTTTGTCATCAGCGTAGATAGCCCTTATGTTCACAAGGCTTGGGATGACGCAGAGTTAAGCAAGATGACAGCGTTTAAATTTCCTTACCCAATGATCAGCGATCAAGACGGAAAGATTGGCAAGAGTTTTGGAGTTTATGACGAGAAATCAAAGGTTAATTTGAGAGGAGCTTTTATCATAGATCCAGATGACGTTATCCAGGCTATAACCATTTTGGCATCACCTGTAGGCAGGAGTGCCGCTGAAATAATTAGACAGATACAGGCTCTTCAGTATTCTCGCGAAAACAATGAGGTGTGTCCTGCGAGCTGGAAACCAGGCGAAAAAGCTCTCGTTCCAGGTGCAGATCTTGTAGGGAGCGTTTATCACTATTGGAAGATAGGAACTATTTCTGACGAAGGGGCATAA
- a CDS encoding MgtC/SapB family protein, giving the protein MENLLEIILKLTLAIFVGGIFGAEREFSGRPAGIRTNILVCLSGTLVMLLSSSYFTNISDLAVRIQIDLGRIAAGAVTGIGFLGAGVILKTKGEVQGLTTAALIFLNMILGLCIGSGLYLLVITGTIFSLIPLTILRKLSSLIKREIKILQLVIKSCDKEEAQTKIAKILAQNKIVVLSHDISCNLEKEELMVSLLIEAVSERPFLKLFEELREIKFIKSLSISSKE; this is encoded by the coding sequence GTGGAAAATTTACTTGAAATAATATTAAAACTAACTTTGGCTATTTTTGTGGGTGGCATTTTTGGTGCCGAAAGAGAATTTAGCGGTAGGCCTGCTGGAATTAGGACGAATATCCTTGTTTGCCTTTCAGGAACATTAGTTATGCTCTTGTCATCGAGTTATTTTACTAATATAAGCGACTTGGCAGTAAGAATTCAGATAGATCTTGGCAGAATTGCTGCAGGGGCAGTTACAGGAATAGGATTTTTAGGTGCAGGAGTAATACTGAAAACCAAGGGAGAAGTACAGGGACTTACAACGGCTGCGCTGATCTTTCTAAATATGATACTTGGCCTGTGCATTGGATCGGGATTATATTTATTAGTAATTACAGGCACAATATTTTCTCTTATACCCCTAACCATACTTAGGAAGCTAAGCAGTTTAATAAAAAGGGAAATAAAAATTTTACAATTAGTGATAAAGTCATGCGACAAAGAAGAAGCCCAAACAAAAATTGCCAAAATTCTTGCTCAAAATAAAATTGTCGTTTTATCTCACGATATATCGTGTAACCTTGAAAAAGAAGAGCTAATGGTATCACTTTTGATTGAAGCAGTTTCAGAAAGGCCATTTTTAAAACTATTCGAAGAGCTTAGAGAAATAAAATTTATTAAATCCCTTAGTATTTCATCTAAGGAGTGA
- a CDS encoding DUF3656 domain-containing protein yields the protein MENILRSSEKKIITIPELLSPAGDFDTLKAAIFAGADAVYFGARNFSARNSAKNFDREEIKSAIQFAHERNAKCYITVNTLIKDSEFYDCMNLIGELHDIKTDAIIVQDLGLIYQIRKEFPDLEIHASTQTTTTSLHGAKFLKSLGVSRAILARELSMPEISEIAEVMDTEIFVHGALCYCYSGQCLMSSLIGGRSGNRGRCAQPCRMEYSLIKGEELIKKGHLLSMRDFCLYPMLQEIAKTKTKSLKIEGRLKSRTYVANVTLIYRKALDSIKEMCLSGDQGVFEPSKSDLDDLAECFNRTFTTYNIKAPVHLRKHSQIKLIKNKENTFMDSSRPNNRGLFIGRVCPDKEGKFSENRLYFEPSRECRESDCFVIFSSQGNITLESNDFFIQDNKVFISNYHIRSKIREGDRVFRVRASILEEKANEIFRRSIKRYRVKVHIELNSDKVTVEADNKQEKFIKQMILEVAKKHPTTVESLSEKINTLDHPFSFEIDLENKQNLMLPLSSVKEIKKFLLSKEENQIKENKLFLDKLIINKPKRISINSNYIFRLSSIKDLKIALENGAKTIIFGPEGYKEKFSYAPEIFMQANEMIEKAKGQMIISTPRIIRKEFDLIADIIKKQLNPIVLVSNTAMLDFVASEGISFVVDHSLNVFNSNALKMMHDLGASMVHVSNELNLSEISSLKNNIPIEITAYGNLEMMVSEGCVIFSQDQCSSVCKDRDFYLQDNVVKYPIFIDESCRTHILNAHIQNLYNDKDTLMGIKLKLRIDLRATKEDEIAKIVKAFLSESKNYDLFNSNQNRVSRDERKFTKGHIYRGVE from the coding sequence TTGGAAAATATCCTAAGATCTTCAGAAAAAAAAATCATCACAATACCAGAATTGCTGTCCCCCGCAGGCGACTTTGACACCCTAAAAGCTGCTATATTTGCTGGAGCAGATGCTGTTTATTTTGGAGCAAGAAATTTCTCAGCAAGGAATAGTGCAAAAAATTTTGACAGGGAAGAGATTAAGAGTGCGATTCAGTTTGCACACGAAAGAAACGCAAAATGCTACATAACAGTCAATACTCTAATAAAAGACAGTGAGTTTTATGACTGTATGAATTTAATTGGTGAGCTGCATGATATAAAAACAGATGCAATAATTGTTCAAGACCTTGGACTAATATACCAGATTAGGAAGGAATTTCCAGACTTAGAGATTCACGCAAGTACACAAACCACCACGACCTCTTTACATGGAGCGAAATTTTTAAAGAGTTTGGGCGTTTCAAGAGCAATACTCGCAAGAGAGCTCTCAATGCCTGAAATTTCAGAGATTGCCGAAGTAATGGATACAGAAATATTTGTTCACGGAGCGCTCTGTTATTGCTACTCTGGACAGTGTCTTATGAGCAGCTTAATAGGTGGTAGATCTGGCAATAGAGGCAGGTGTGCACAACCGTGTAGAATGGAATACTCTCTCATAAAGGGCGAAGAGCTAATCAAAAAGGGGCACCTTCTGTCTATGAGGGACTTTTGTCTATATCCCATGTTGCAAGAGATTGCAAAAACCAAAACAAAGTCTCTAAAGATAGAGGGCAGGCTAAAGTCAAGAACATACGTTGCAAACGTTACTCTCATTTACAGAAAGGCCTTAGATTCCATTAAAGAGATGTGTTTATCTGGAGATCAAGGGGTATTCGAACCTTCAAAGAGCGATTTAGATGACCTGGCAGAATGTTTTAATAGAACTTTCACCACTTATAATATAAAAGCACCTGTGCATCTCAGAAAGCATTCCCAGATAAAACTAATAAAAAATAAAGAAAATACATTTATGGATAGTTCAAGACCAAACAACAGGGGTTTGTTTATAGGAAGGGTTTGTCCTGATAAAGAAGGTAAATTTTCAGAGAACAGACTGTATTTCGAGCCCTCAAGGGAATGCAGGGAAAGTGATTGCTTTGTAATATTCTCTTCTCAGGGCAATATAACGCTTGAGTCAAATGATTTTTTCATACAAGATAATAAAGTTTTTATATCAAATTACCATATCAGGTCAAAAATACGCGAAGGAGATAGGGTTTTCAGGGTAAGAGCCAGTATCCTCGAAGAAAAGGCCAATGAAATATTTCGACGTTCAATTAAGAGATATAGGGTAAAAGTCCACATAGAGCTAAATTCAGACAAGGTTACGGTAGAGGCTGACAACAAACAAGAAAAATTTATAAAACAGATGATTCTCGAAGTTGCTAAAAAACATCCAACAACCGTAGAATCCTTATCTGAAAAAATAAATACATTAGATCACCCATTTTCTTTCGAGATAGACCTGGAAAATAAGCAAAATTTAATGTTGCCTTTGAGCTCTGTAAAAGAGATCAAGAAGTTTCTCTTGTCAAAAGAAGAAAATCAAATCAAAGAAAATAAGTTGTTTCTGGACAAGCTAATTATAAACAAGCCAAAAAGAATAAGTATTAATTCTAATTACATCTTTAGATTGTCTTCGATAAAGGATTTGAAAATAGCCTTAGAAAATGGGGCAAAAACTATCATTTTTGGGCCTGAGGGATATAAAGAAAAATTCTCTTACGCCCCAGAAATATTTATGCAGGCTAACGAGATGATCGAGAAGGCAAAAGGACAAATGATAATCTCAACCCCAAGAATTATAAGAAAAGAGTTCGATCTCATAGCTGATATTATAAAAAAACAATTAAACCCAATAGTATTAGTATCAAACACCGCTATGCTTGACTTTGTTGCCTCTGAAGGCATAAGTTTTGTAGTGGATCACTCTTTAAACGTTTTTAATTCTAATGCATTGAAAATGATGCACGATTTGGGGGCGTCTATGGTACACGTCTCAAACGAATTAAACCTTAGTGAAATTTCAAGTTTAAAAAACAATATTCCTATAGAGATTACTGCTTATGGAAACTTAGAAATGATGGTCTCAGAAGGGTGCGTGATTTTTTCACAAGATCAGTGCTCTTCAGTTTGCAAAGATCGCGATTTCTATCTTCAGGACAACGTGGTTAAGTATCCGATATTTATTGATGAAAGTTGCAGAACACACATCTTAAACGCCCATATCCAAAACCTTTACAACGATAAAGACACCCTTATGGGCATTAAACTAAAACTTAGAATAGATCTGAGGGCTACAAAGGAAGATGAAATAGCAAAAATTGTCAAGGCATTCCTAAGCGAATCAAAGAACTATGATCTTTTTAATTCAAATCAAAACCGCGTTTCAAGAGATGAAAGAAAGTTTACAAAAGGTCACATATATAGAGGCGTAGAATAA
- a CDS encoding AAA family ATPase: protein MRELSVSDLTIEEIKLDAINEPGKDDIKFLGQGRALKALDFGLSIKDFRYNMFVVGHEGMSKKDAVLSILENKAKTIKRPDDVVYIFNFKNPDMPKVLCLPAGKGRIFQKYMSDFVASLKSDFPKKFESKNYELARRKLIEEFQKKRAQIFSEFEEEVAKYNFAIRTLENGGIELFAVSTKTGAPFTEEEYKDLSDEDKEHIRVSGEMLNEKMNEALRLIRDEEKILRDNTISLDRDFANSFIESMLTQVRDEFSDRKDLLLYLEEVRLDLLDRVQELRASAEQNTNVPFLMRPPEPSFDKYLINLFVDNSEIEGAPVVYLSNSSYGNLFGKTEYKIVYGAAVTDFTQIKSGAINRANHGFLVLEAQDLLKNIFSYDALKRALKEGKVRIEDPWEPYRAVSSSALRPEPIDLDLKVILVGSSMLYEILSQYDDEFRELFGVKVDFDDILDSGKNVEKYISLIKDISKRDSILPLNESGITYIVREAARIAGQKNKLSLRTGMIRNLLTEANYFATKSGSTEITNVHVKDAIKNKILRNGRIEERIQEAILEDTIIVRTSGEMIGQVNGLAILSSGGHMFGKPARITAQVYAGKRGVLNIEREVKMSGQIHDKAVFILSGYLGHLFGQKRPLSFSASITFEQLYSGIEGDSATCAEFYALISALSNIPLKQNVAITGSMDQWGEVQPIGGVNEKIEGFFDLCKARDVNDAMVIIPERNVNNLILRDEVVEAVKEEKFKIFAISRVEEGLKILTGLDVDSKDDKGNFIKNCVYSCVEKRLEEFAKVGVEEDKNKE, encoded by the coding sequence ATGAGAGAACTTTCTGTTTCAGATCTGACAATTGAAGAGATTAAGCTCGATGCGATCAATGAACCAGGTAAGGATGATATAAAGTTTTTGGGCCAGGGAAGGGCTCTTAAGGCTCTTGATTTTGGTCTCTCTATAAAAGACTTTAGATACAATATGTTTGTGGTTGGGCATGAAGGAATGAGCAAGAAGGATGCGGTTCTATCTATACTTGAAAATAAAGCAAAAACTATTAAAAGACCTGATGACGTAGTCTATATTTTTAACTTTAAGAATCCAGATATGCCAAAGGTATTATGCTTGCCTGCTGGAAAAGGTAGAATTTTTCAAAAATATATGAGCGATTTTGTGGCGAGTCTGAAATCTGATTTTCCAAAAAAATTCGAATCAAAGAATTATGAGCTTGCAAGGAGAAAACTAATAGAGGAATTTCAGAAAAAGAGGGCACAAATTTTTTCTGAATTTGAAGAAGAGGTGGCAAAATATAATTTTGCCATCAGGACTTTAGAAAATGGTGGGATAGAGCTTTTTGCAGTTTCAACAAAGACAGGCGCCCCATTTACAGAAGAAGAATATAAAGATCTTTCTGACGAAGATAAGGAGCATATTAGGGTTTCTGGGGAAATGCTGAACGAGAAGATGAACGAGGCGCTTCGGCTGATAAGAGATGAAGAGAAAATCCTTAGAGACAATACAATTTCTCTTGATAGAGACTTTGCTAATTCCTTTATAGAAAGCATGCTGACACAGGTGAGAGATGAATTTTCTGACAGAAAAGATCTTCTTCTTTACCTGGAAGAGGTGAGATTAGATCTTTTGGATAGGGTCCAGGAGCTAAGGGCTAGCGCAGAACAAAATACCAACGTGCCCTTTTTAATGAGGCCTCCAGAGCCATCTTTTGATAAATATCTTATAAATCTTTTTGTTGATAACTCTGAAATCGAGGGTGCCCCCGTTGTTTATCTGTCAAATTCTAGCTACGGTAACCTTTTTGGCAAAACTGAATACAAAATCGTTTATGGAGCAGCCGTTACAGATTTTACTCAAATTAAATCTGGCGCGATAAATAGAGCAAATCATGGCTTTCTTGTTTTAGAGGCTCAGGATCTCTTGAAGAATATATTTAGCTATGATGCCCTTAAAAGGGCGCTTAAGGAGGGCAAGGTTAGAATAGAAGATCCGTGGGAGCCTTACAGGGCTGTTAGCTCAAGCGCCCTCAGGCCGGAGCCAATCGATCTCGATCTAAAGGTAATCCTTGTCGGTTCTAGCATGCTTTACGAAATTTTAAGCCAGTATGATGATGAGTTTAGGGAGCTTTTTGGAGTAAAAGTCGATTTTGACGATATTCTGGATTCTGGCAAAAATGTAGAAAAATACATATCTCTTATAAAAGATATATCAAAGAGGGACAGCATATTGCCATTGAACGAATCTGGCATTACTTATATTGTCAGAGAGGCAGCCAGAATTGCAGGTCAGAAGAATAAGCTTTCTTTGAGAACAGGCATGATAAGGAACCTTCTTACAGAGGCAAATTATTTTGCTACTAAATCTGGCAGCACTGAAATTACCAATGTACACGTTAAAGATGCAATCAAAAATAAAATACTTAGGAATGGAAGAATTGAAGAGAGGATTCAGGAGGCTATCCTTGAAGACACCATCATTGTTCGTACTTCTGGGGAGATGATCGGACAGGTTAATGGGTTGGCTATATTATCTTCGGGAGGGCATATGTTTGGCAAACCTGCCAGAATAACTGCTCAGGTATATGCAGGCAAGAGGGGAGTTTTGAACATAGAAAGAGAAGTTAAGATGAGTGGGCAAATCCACGACAAAGCTGTATTTATACTCTCAGGTTATCTTGGGCACCTTTTTGGTCAGAAAAGACCTCTTTCCTTCTCTGCATCCATTACTTTTGAACAGTTGTATTCGGGAATTGAAGGCGATTCTGCAACATGTGCCGAATTTTATGCTTTGATTAGTGCTCTTTCTAATATCCCTTTGAAACAAAACGTTGCAATAACGGGTTCAATGGATCAGTGGGGTGAGGTTCAACCAATAGGCGGTGTAAACGAAAAGATAGAGGGATTTTTCGATCTGTGTAAAGCAAGGGACGTAAATGACGCAATGGTAATAATACCAGAAAGAAACGTAAACAATCTTATTCTCAGAGACGAAGTTGTTGAGGCAGTAAAAGAGGAAAAATTTAAGATATTTGCAATTTCAAGGGTCGAAGAAGGCCTGAAGATTCTTACCGGTTTAGATGTAGATTCTAAAGATGATAAGGGCAATTTCATAAAAAATTGCGTATATTCTTGTGTAGAAAAAAGGTTAGAAGAGTTTGCAAAGGTTGGGGTAGAGGAAGATAAAAACAAGGAATAA